The following are from one region of the Streptomyces tuirus genome:
- a CDS encoding shikimate kinase, producing MSGPLVVLVGPMGVGKSTVGQLLAERLGVSYRDTDDDIVAEQGRTIAEIFVDEGESAFRAIEKAAVRRALGEHDGILALGGGAILDTDTRALLAGQRVAYLSMDVEEAVKRTGLNTARPLLAVNPRKQWRELMEARRHLYEGVATAVIATDGRTPEEVTEAALDALELKKA from the coding sequence ATGAGCGGCCCGCTGGTCGTCCTGGTCGGTCCGATGGGCGTGGGCAAGTCCACCGTCGGACAGCTGCTGGCCGAGCGGCTCGGCGTCTCCTACCGGGACACCGACGACGACATCGTCGCCGAGCAGGGCCGGACCATCGCCGAGATCTTCGTCGACGAGGGCGAGTCCGCCTTCCGGGCGATCGAGAAGGCGGCCGTGCGGCGGGCGCTCGGCGAGCACGACGGCATCCTGGCCCTGGGCGGCGGAGCGATCCTCGACACCGACACGCGCGCCCTGCTCGCCGGGCAGCGCGTGGCGTACCTGTCGATGGACGTCGAGGAGGCGGTCAAGCGCACCGGCCTCAACACGGCCCGCCCGCTGCTCGCGGTCAACCCGCGCAAGCAGTGGCGCGAGCTCATGGAGGCCCGTCGTCACCTGTACGAGGGGGTCGCCACTGCCGTGATCGCCACCGACGGCCGGACCCCCGAAGAGGTCACCGAAGCCGCCCTGGACGCACTGGAGTTGAAGAAAGCATGA
- the aroB gene encoding 3-dehydroquinate synthase — translation MSEAVTRIQVGGTAGTDPYEVLVGRQLLGELGGLIGEKAQRVAIVHPEALAETGDALRADLAEQGYDVVAVQVPNAEEAKTAEVAAYCWKALGQSGFTRSDVIVGVGGGATTDLAGFVAATWLRGVRWIAIPTTVLAMVDAAVGGKTGINTAEGKNLVGAFHPPAGVLCDLAALDSLPVNDYVSGLAEVIKAGFIADPVILDLIESDVQGARTPAGPHTAELIERSIRVKADVVSSDLKESGLREILNYGHTLGHAIEKNERYKWRHGAAVSVGMHFAAELGRLAGRLDDATADRHRTILEAVGLPLHYRYDQWPKLLETMKVDKKSRGNLLRFIVLDGLAKPTVLEGPDPAVLLAAYGEVGQ, via the coding sequence ATGAGCGAGGCAGTCACGCGGATCCAGGTCGGCGGCACCGCGGGGACCGACCCGTACGAGGTCCTGGTGGGCCGGCAGTTGCTGGGTGAACTCGGCGGGCTGATCGGCGAGAAGGCCCAGCGGGTCGCGATCGTCCACCCCGAGGCGCTGGCCGAGACCGGTGACGCGCTGCGCGCCGACCTGGCCGAGCAGGGCTACGACGTGGTCGCCGTCCAGGTGCCCAACGCGGAGGAGGCCAAGACCGCCGAGGTCGCCGCGTACTGCTGGAAGGCGCTCGGCCAGTCCGGATTCACGCGCAGCGACGTCATCGTCGGCGTCGGCGGCGGCGCGACCACCGACCTGGCCGGCTTCGTCGCGGCCACCTGGCTGCGCGGGGTGCGCTGGATCGCCATCCCCACCACCGTGCTCGCCATGGTGGACGCGGCCGTCGGCGGCAAGACCGGCATCAACACCGCCGAGGGCAAGAACCTCGTCGGCGCCTTCCACCCGCCCGCCGGTGTGCTCTGCGACCTGGCCGCGCTGGACTCCCTGCCGGTCAACGACTACGTATCCGGCCTCGCCGAGGTCATCAAGGCCGGCTTCATCGCCGACCCGGTGATCCTGGACCTCATCGAGTCCGACGTCCAGGGCGCCCGCACCCCGGCCGGCCCGCACACGGCCGAGCTCATCGAGCGCTCCATCCGGGTCAAGGCCGACGTCGTGTCGTCCGACCTCAAGGAGTCGGGCCTGCGCGAGATCCTCAACTACGGCCACACGCTGGGCCACGCCATCGAGAAGAACGAGCGCTACAAGTGGCGCCACGGCGCGGCGGTCTCGGTCGGCATGCACTTCGCCGCCGAACTGGGGCGCCTGGCGGGCCGGTTGGACGACGCGACGGCCGACCGCCACCGCACGATCCTCGAAGCGGTCGGGCTGCCCCTGCACTACCGGTACGACCAGTGGCCCAAGCTGCTGGAGACCATGAAGGTCGACAAGAAGTCGCGCGGCAACCTGCTGCGCTTCATCGTCCT
- the rpsD gene encoding 30S ribosomal protein S4: MANQSRPKVKKSRALGIALTPKAVKYFEARPYPPGEHGRGRKQNSDYKVRLLEKQRLRAQYDVSERQLVRAYERASKVQGKTGEALIIELERRLDALVLRSGIARTIYQARQMVVHGHIAVNGKKVDKPSFRVRPDDVVQVRERSKEKTLFTIAREGGFAPDGETPRYLQVNLKGLAFRLDREPNRKEIPVICDEQLVVEYYAR; the protein is encoded by the coding sequence GTGGCGAACCAGTCCCGCCCCAAGGTCAAGAAGTCGCGTGCCCTCGGCATCGCGCTGACCCCGAAGGCCGTCAAGTACTTCGAGGCCCGCCCCTACCCGCCGGGTGAGCACGGCCGCGGCCGCAAGCAGAACTCGGACTACAAGGTCCGTCTGCTCGAGAAGCAGCGTCTGCGCGCGCAGTACGACGTGTCCGAGCGCCAGCTCGTCCGCGCCTACGAGCGTGCCTCCAAGGTCCAGGGCAAGACCGGTGAGGCCCTGATCATCGAGCTCGAGCGCCGTCTCGACGCCCTGGTCCTGCGTTCGGGCATCGCCCGCACGATCTACCAGGCCCGCCAGATGGTCGTGCACGGCCACATCGCCGTCAACGGCAAGAAGGTCGACAAGCCCTCCTTCCGTGTCCGTCCGGACGACGTCGTGCAGGTCCGCGAGCGCTCCAAGGAGAAGACCCTCTTCACGATCGCTCGTGAGGGTGGCTTCGCCCCCGACGGTGAGACCCCGCGCTACCTCCAGGTGAACCTCAAGGGCCTGGCGTTCCGCCTGGACCGCGAGCCGAACCGCAAGGAGATCCCGGTGATCTGCGACGAGCAGCTCGTCGTCGAGTACTACGCCCGCTGA
- the mltG gene encoding endolytic transglycosylase MltG — protein sequence MTEYGRGQGSEPWHPEDPLYGDGGWGGQQAHQGQQPPYGGQPQHYPEQPQQPQYGDWGTGDQAGYGQAQQQYPYDQHYAAQAHGHQQYPGRQDPGHQQAQGYHQQQYDTGGWVNDPHQQVSYPGDPSDPYGQQTGAYGGGQQDYYGTPDAYPPPEPPGRRGVPPAQEPAQEPVTDWDPGPDQGEHAFFAGDDDDDDDPGERRGREDKRGRGGGKPKKRRNGMACLLVVVILGGGLAGVSYFGYQFYQDRFGDAPDFAGDGNGQQVSVEIPEGALGYKIGQVLKSAGVVKSVDAFVAAQEDNPNGKGIQDGVYTLQKQMSAASAVELMLSPKSRDNLIIAEGRRNADIYRLIDKRLKVKEGTTAAVAKKDYKQLGLPAWAQNHANVKDPLEGFLYPSSYGVSEGQKPEDVLKQMVKRATTTYEKLGIEKKAASLGLEDPWQLVTIASLVQAEGTSHSDFRKMAEVVYNRMKPGNPQTNGMLEFDSTYNYIKNQSKIDLSLSELRNYDNPYNTYFHKGLPPGPIDNPGEDAIKGALKPTDDGWYYFISLDGKTSKFTKTNAEHQKLVDQFNASRNN from the coding sequence ATGACTGAGTATGGCCGGGGCCAAGGCTCCGAACCGTGGCATCCGGAGGACCCGTTGTACGGGGACGGCGGATGGGGCGGGCAGCAGGCCCATCAGGGTCAGCAGCCCCCCTACGGCGGCCAGCCGCAGCACTATCCAGAGCAGCCGCAGCAGCCGCAGTACGGCGACTGGGGCACGGGTGACCAGGCCGGATACGGTCAGGCGCAGCAGCAGTACCCGTACGACCAGCACTACGCGGCACAGGCCCACGGCCATCAGCAGTACCCCGGCCGGCAGGACCCCGGACACCAGCAGGCTCAGGGCTACCACCAGCAGCAGTACGACACCGGCGGCTGGGTGAACGACCCGCACCAGCAGGTCTCCTACCCCGGCGACCCGTCGGACCCGTACGGGCAGCAGACCGGGGCGTACGGCGGGGGCCAGCAGGACTACTACGGCACCCCCGACGCGTATCCGCCCCCGGAGCCGCCCGGCCGGCGAGGGGTCCCGCCCGCTCAGGAGCCCGCCCAGGAACCGGTGACCGACTGGGATCCCGGCCCCGATCAGGGCGAGCACGCCTTCTTCGCGGGCGACGACGATGACGACGACGACCCGGGGGAGCGCCGCGGGCGCGAGGACAAGCGGGGGCGCGGCGGCGGCAAACCGAAGAAGCGCCGCAACGGCATGGCCTGTCTGCTGGTCGTCGTGATCCTCGGCGGCGGCCTGGCAGGCGTCAGCTACTTCGGCTACCAGTTCTACCAGGATCGTTTCGGCGACGCCCCGGACTTCGCGGGTGACGGAAACGGGCAGCAGGTGTCCGTCGAGATCCCCGAGGGAGCCCTCGGCTACAAGATCGGCCAGGTGCTGAAGAGCGCGGGGGTCGTCAAGAGCGTCGACGCGTTCGTCGCCGCCCAGGAGGACAACCCGAACGGCAAGGGCATCCAGGACGGCGTGTACACGCTGCAGAAGCAAATGTCGGCCGCGAGCGCGGTCGAACTGATGCTCAGTCCGAAGAGCCGCGACAACCTGATCATCGCCGAGGGCCGGCGCAACGCCGACATCTACCGGCTCATCGACAAGCGCCTCAAGGTCAAGGAAGGCACCACTGCCGCCGTGGCCAAGAAGGACTACAAGCAGCTCGGTCTGCCTGCCTGGGCGCAGAACCACGCAAACGTCAAGGATCCGCTGGAAGGCTTCCTCTACCCCTCCAGCTACGGCGTCAGCGAGGGGCAGAAGCCCGAGGACGTTCTGAAGCAGATGGTCAAGAGGGCCACCACGACGTACGAGAAGCTCGGCATCGAGAAGAAGGCCGCGAGCCTCGGACTCGAGGACCCGTGGCAACTGGTCACCATCGCAAGCCTGGTCCAGGCCGAGGGCACGAGCCACAGCGACTTCCGCAAGATGGCCGAGGTCGTCTACAACCGGATGAAGCCCGGCAACCCGCAGACCAACGGCATGCTGGAGTTCGACTCCACCTACAACTACATCAAGAACCAGAGCAAGATCGACCTGAGCCTGAGCGAACTGCGGAACTACGACAACCCGTACAACACGTACTTCCACAAGGGCCTGCCGCCCGGTCCGATCGACAACCCGGGCGAGGACGCGATCAAGGGCGCCCTCAAGCCGACGGACGACGGCTGGTACTACTTCATCTCGCTCGACGGCAAGACCAGCAAGTTCACGAAGACGAACGCCGAACACCAGAAGCTGGTCGACCAGTTCAACGCCTCGCGGAACAACTGA
- a CDS encoding shikimate dehydrogenase, whose protein sequence is MAAPRRAAVLGSPIAHSLSPVLHRTAYQELGLAGWTYDRFEVGESGLPAFFETLGPEWAGLSLTMPLKRAVIPLLDEISETAASVDAVNTVVRTDDGRRIGDNTDIPGMVAALREHGIDNVDAAAVLGAGATASSALAALSRICPGEIAVYVRSEARATEMRQWAERLDVAVRIADWADAEEALHAPLVISTTPAGVTDALARSVPERPAALFDVLYDPWPTDLAARWSAYGGAVVSGLDLLVHQAVLQVEQMTGRAPAPLDAMRKAGERALAAR, encoded by the coding sequence ATGGCCGCACCACGCCGGGCCGCCGTACTCGGCTCCCCGATCGCCCACTCCCTCTCCCCGGTCCTGCACCGCACCGCCTACCAGGAGTTGGGCCTGGCCGGCTGGACGTACGACAGGTTCGAGGTCGGCGAGTCCGGTCTGCCCGCGTTCTTCGAGACGCTCGGCCCCGAGTGGGCCGGGCTCTCGCTGACCATGCCGCTGAAGCGGGCCGTGATCCCGCTGCTCGACGAGATCAGCGAGACCGCCGCCTCGGTCGACGCCGTCAACACCGTCGTCCGCACCGACGACGGTCGCCGGATCGGCGACAACACCGACATCCCCGGCATGGTGGCCGCGCTGCGTGAGCACGGCATCGACAACGTCGACGCCGCCGCCGTCCTCGGCGCGGGTGCCACCGCCTCCTCCGCGCTGGCCGCGCTGTCCCGGATCTGCCCGGGCGAGATCGCCGTGTACGTGCGCAGCGAGGCCCGGGCCACCGAGATGCGGCAGTGGGCCGAGCGGCTCGACGTCGCCGTCCGGATCGCCGACTGGGCCGACGCCGAGGAGGCCCTGCACGCCCCCCTGGTGATCAGCACGACGCCGGCCGGTGTCACCGACGCCCTCGCCCGGTCCGTGCCGGAGCGCCCGGCGGCCCTCTTCGACGTCCTCTACGACCCCTGGCCGACCGACCTCGCCGCCCGCTGGTCGGCGTACGGCGGTGCCGTCGTCAGCGGCCTCGACCTGCTGGTGCACCAGGCGGTGCTCCAGGTCGAGCAGATGACGGGGCGGGCACCGGCACCCCTGGACGCCATGCGAAAAGCGGGCGAGCGGGCTCTCGCGGCCCGCTAA
- a CDS encoding DUF948 domain-containing protein, with protein sequence MHTVSGGEVAGILVAVFWAILVSFLAVALARVAQTLKATTKLVADVTDQAVPLLADASAAVRSAQTQIDRVDSIASDVQEVTSNASALSTTVASTFGGPLVKVAAFGYGVRRALGGRKEDVPAKASRRTVIVGRTVTRRSARGKRD encoded by the coding sequence GTGCACACAGTGTCCGGTGGAGAGGTTGCCGGGATCCTGGTGGCCGTCTTCTGGGCGATCCTGGTCTCCTTCCTAGCCGTCGCGCTGGCGAGGGTGGCCCAGACGCTCAAGGCGACCACCAAGCTCGTGGCGGACGTGACCGACCAGGCCGTCCCGCTGCTGGCCGACGCCTCCGCGGCGGTGCGCTCCGCGCAGACCCAGATCGACCGGGTCGACTCGATCGCCTCCGACGTCCAGGAGGTCACGTCGAACGCCTCGGCGCTGTCGACGACCGTCGCCTCCACCTTCGGCGGCCCCCTGGTCAAGGTCGCGGCCTTCGGCTACGGCGTGCGCCGGGCCCTGGGCGGCCGCAAGGAGGACGTGCCCGCCAAGGCGTCCAGGCGTACCGTGATCGTGGGCCGCACGGTCACCCGGCGCAGCGCCCGAGGGAAGAGGGACTGA
- the ruvX gene encoding Holliday junction resolvase RuvX: MRRGRRLAIDVGDARIGVASCDPDGILATPVETVPGRDIPAAQRRLKQLVEEYEPLEVVVGLPRSLKGGEGPAAVKVRGFTQDLARMISPVPVRLVDERMTTVTASQGLRASGVKSKKGRSVIDQAAAVVILQQALESERVSGKAPGEGVEVVI; encoded by the coding sequence ATGCGCAGAGGACGTCGACTCGCGATCGACGTCGGGGACGCCCGCATCGGGGTCGCCTCGTGCGACCCCGACGGGATCCTCGCCACCCCGGTGGAGACGGTCCCGGGGCGTGACATCCCGGCAGCTCAGAGACGGTTGAAGCAACTCGTCGAGGAGTACGAGCCCCTCGAGGTCGTGGTCGGTCTCCCGCGCTCCCTCAAGGGGGGCGAGGGCCCGGCCGCGGTCAAGGTCCGGGGCTTCACCCAGGACCTGGCCCGCATGATCTCACCGGTTCCGGTGAGGCTCGTCGACGAGCGCATGACGACGGTCACGGCCAGCCAGGGACTGCGCGCCTCGGGCGTGAAATCCAAGAAGGGCCGGTCCGTCATCGACCAGGCGGCGGCCGTGGTCATCCTGCAACAAGCCCTCGAATCCGAACGGGTGTCAGGTAAAGCACCCGGCGAAGGCGTCGAAGTGGTCATCTGA
- the aroC gene encoding chorismate synthase translates to MSRLRWLTAGESHGPALVATLEGLPAGVPITTDMVADHLARRRLGYGRGARMKFERDEVTFLGGVRHGLTLGSPVAIMVGNTEWPKWEQVMAADPVDPEILDGLARNAPLTRPRPGHADLAGMQKYGFDEARPILERASARETAARVALGAVARSYLKETTGVEIVSHVVELAAAKAPRGVHPTPADVERLDADPVRCLDADASKAMVAEIDQAHKDGDTLGGVVEILAYGVPVGLGSHVHWDRKLDARLAGALMGIQAIKGVEIGDGFELARVPGSKAHDEIVKTDDGIRRTTGRSGGTEGGLTTGELLRVRAAMKPIATVPRALRTVDVTTGEATQAHHQRSDVSAVPAAGIVAEAMVALVLADAVAEKFGGDSVAETRRNVTSYLDNLAIR, encoded by the coding sequence TTGAGCAGGTTGCGCTGGCTGACCGCGGGGGAGTCCCACGGTCCCGCACTCGTGGCGACGCTGGAGGGTCTTCCCGCCGGCGTGCCGATCACCACGGACATGGTGGCGGACCATCTCGCGAGGCGGCGCCTGGGCTATGGGCGCGGTGCCCGGATGAAGTTCGAGCGTGACGAGGTCACCTTCCTCGGCGGCGTCCGGCACGGCCTGACCCTCGGCTCCCCGGTCGCGATCATGGTCGGGAACACCGAGTGGCCCAAGTGGGAACAGGTCATGGCCGCCGACCCGGTCGACCCGGAGATCCTCGACGGGCTCGCCCGCAACGCCCCGCTGACCCGGCCCCGGCCCGGCCACGCCGACCTGGCGGGCATGCAGAAGTACGGCTTCGACGAGGCCCGGCCGATCCTGGAGCGTGCCTCGGCGCGTGAGACGGCCGCGCGCGTCGCCCTGGGCGCCGTGGCCCGGTCGTACCTGAAGGAGACCACCGGCGTCGAGATCGTGTCGCATGTGGTGGAGCTGGCGGCGGCGAAGGCCCCGCGGGGCGTCCACCCGACCCCGGCCGATGTCGAGAGGCTGGACGCGGACCCGGTGCGGTGCCTGGACGCGGACGCCTCGAAGGCGATGGTCGCGGAGATCGACCAGGCCCACAAGGACGGCGACACCCTCGGCGGCGTGGTCGAGATCCTGGCGTACGGCGTGCCCGTCGGCCTCGGTTCGCACGTGCACTGGGACCGCAAGCTGGACGCCCGCCTGGCCGGTGCCCTCATGGGCATCCAGGCGATCAAGGGCGTCGAGATCGGTGACGGCTTCGAACTGGCGCGGGTGCCCGGCTCCAAGGCGCACGACGAGATCGTGAAGACCGACGACGGCATCCGCCGCACCACCGGCCGCTCCGGCGGCACCGAGGGCGGCCTGACCACCGGTGAGCTGCTGCGCGTGCGTGCCGCGATGAAGCCGATCGCGACCGTGCCGCGCGCCCTGCGGACCGTGGACGTCACCACCGGTGAGGCCACGCAGGCCCACCACCAGCGCTCCGACGTGTCCGCGGTCCCGGCTGCCGGCATCGTCGCCGAGGCCATGGTGGCCCTGGTGCTCGCGGACGCGGTGGCGGAGAAGTTCGGCGGCGACTCGGTGGCCGAGACGCGCCGCAACGTGACGTCGTACCTCGACAACCTCGCCATCCGATGA
- the alaS gene encoding alanine--tRNA ligase, protein MESAEIRRRWLSFFEERGHTVVPSASLIADDPTLLLVPAGMVPFKPYFLGEVKPPFSRATSVQKCVRTPDIEEVGKTTRHGTFFQMCGNFSFGDYFKEGAIKYAWELLTSAQDKGGYGLDPERLWITVYKDDDEAERIWHEVIGVPKERIQRLGMKDNFWSMGVPGPCGPCSEINYDRGPEFGVEGGPAVNDERYVEIWNLVFMQYVRGEGIGKDNFEILGELPSKNIDTGLGLERLAMILQGVQNMYEIDTSMAVIKKATELTGVAYGDAHDSDVSLRVVTDHMRTSVMLIGDGVTPGNEGRGYVLRRIMRRAIRNMRLLGATGPVVKDLVDTVIEMMGQQYPELITDRERIEKVALAEENAFLKTLKAGTNILDTAVSDTKAAGGSVLPGDKAFLLHDTWGFPIDLTLEMAAEQGLSVDEDGFRRLMKEQRERAKADAQAKKTGHAGAGAYREIADQAGATDFIGYTDTESESTIVGILVDGASSPAATEGDEVEIVLDRTPFYAEGGGQIGDTGRIKVDTGAVIEIRDCQKPVPGVYVHKGVVQVGEVTVGAKAHASIDDRRRKAIARAHSATHLTHQALRDALGPTAAQAGSENQPGRFRFDFGSPSAVPTAVMTDVEQKINEVLARDLDVRADVMGIDEAKKQGAIAEFGEKYGERVRVVTIGDFSKELCGGTHVHNTAQLGLVKLLGESSIGSGVRRIEALVGVDAYNFLAREHTVVAQLQELIKGRPEELPEKVSAMLGKLKDAEKEIEKFRAEKVLQAAAGLAESAKDIRGVAVVTGQVPDGTTADDLRKLVLDVRGRIQGGRAAVVALFTVANGKPLTVIATNEAARERGLKAGELVRTAAKTLGGGGGGKPDVAQGGGQNPAAIGDAVDAVERLVAETAK, encoded by the coding sequence ATGGAGTCGGCTGAGATTCGCCGCCGCTGGTTGAGCTTCTTCGAGGAGCGCGGTCACACCGTCGTCCCTTCGGCGTCGCTCATCGCGGACGACCCGACTCTGCTCCTCGTCCCGGCCGGCATGGTGCCCTTCAAGCCCTACTTCCTGGGTGAGGTCAAGCCGCCCTTCAGCCGCGCCACCAGCGTGCAGAAGTGCGTGCGCACGCCCGACATCGAAGAGGTCGGCAAGACCACCCGGCACGGCACCTTCTTCCAGATGTGCGGCAACTTCTCCTTCGGCGACTACTTCAAGGAAGGCGCCATCAAGTACGCTTGGGAGCTGCTCACCAGCGCCCAGGACAAGGGCGGTTACGGCCTCGACCCCGAGCGCCTGTGGATCACCGTCTACAAGGACGACGACGAGGCCGAGCGCATCTGGCACGAGGTCATCGGTGTGCCGAAGGAGCGCATCCAGCGCCTCGGCATGAAGGACAACTTCTGGTCCATGGGCGTCCCCGGCCCCTGCGGCCCGTGTTCCGAGATCAACTACGACCGCGGCCCCGAGTTCGGCGTCGAGGGCGGCCCCGCCGTCAACGACGAGCGGTACGTGGAGATCTGGAACCTCGTCTTCATGCAGTACGTGCGGGGCGAGGGCATCGGCAAGGACAACTTCGAGATCCTCGGCGAGCTCCCCAGCAAGAACATCGACACGGGCCTCGGCCTCGAGCGCCTCGCCATGATTCTGCAGGGCGTGCAGAACATGTACGAGATCGACACCTCGATGGCCGTCATCAAGAAGGCCACCGAGCTGACCGGCGTGGCCTACGGCGACGCCCACGACTCGGACGTCTCCCTGCGCGTGGTCACCGACCACATGCGTACCTCGGTGATGCTCATCGGCGACGGCGTCACCCCCGGCAACGAGGGCCGCGGCTACGTGCTGCGCCGCATCATGCGCCGCGCCATCCGCAACATGCGCCTGCTCGGCGCCACCGGTCCGGTCGTGAAGGACCTGGTCGACACTGTGATCGAGATGATGGGCCAGCAGTACCCCGAGCTCATCACCGACCGCGAGCGCATCGAGAAGGTCGCCCTCGCCGAGGAGAACGCCTTCCTCAAGACGCTGAAGGCCGGCACCAACATCCTCGACACGGCCGTCAGCGACACCAAGGCCGCCGGCGGCAGCGTCCTGCCCGGGGACAAGGCCTTCCTGCTCCACGACACCTGGGGCTTCCCGATCGACCTCACCCTGGAGATGGCCGCCGAGCAGGGCCTCTCCGTGGACGAGGACGGCTTCCGGCGCCTGATGAAGGAGCAGCGGGAGCGCGCCAAGGCCGACGCCCAGGCCAAGAAGACCGGGCACGCCGGAGCCGGTGCCTACCGTGAGATCGCCGACCAGGCCGGTGCCACCGACTTCATCGGCTACACCGACACCGAGTCCGAGTCCACGATCGTCGGCATCCTCGTCGACGGCGCCTCCTCCCCGGCCGCCACCGAGGGTGACGAGGTGGAGATCGTCCTCGACCGCACCCCGTTCTACGCCGAGGGCGGTGGCCAGATCGGCGACACCGGCCGCATCAAGGTCGACACCGGTGCCGTCATCGAGATCCGCGACTGCCAGAAGCCGGTCCCCGGGGTCTACGTCCACAAGGGCGTCGTCCAGGTCGGCGAGGTCACCGTGGGCGCCAAGGCCCACGCCTCGATCGACGACCGCCGCCGCAAGGCCATCGCCCGCGCCCACTCGGCCACGCACCTGACCCACCAGGCCCTGCGCGACGCCCTCGGCCCGACGGCCGCCCAGGCCGGTTCCGAGAACCAGCCCGGCCGCTTCCGCTTCGACTTCGGCTCCCCGTCCGCCGTGCCGACGGCCGTGATGACCGACGTCGAGCAGAAGATCAACGAGGTGCTCGCCCGTGACCTCGACGTCCGCGCCGACGTCATGGGCATCGACGAGGCGAAGAAGCAGGGCGCCATCGCCGAGTTCGGCGAGAAGTACGGCGAGCGCGTCCGCGTGGTCACCATCGGCGACTTCTCCAAGGAGCTGTGCGGCGGCACCCACGTGCACAACACCGCCCAGCTCGGTCTGGTCAAACTGCTCGGCGAATCCTCCATCGGCTCCGGTGTCCGCCGGATCGAGGCCCTGGTCGGCGTGGACGCCTACAACTTCCTCGCCCGGGAGCACACGGTCGTCGCCCAGCTCCAGGAGCTGATCAAGGGCCGCCCGGAGGAGCTCCCCGAGAAGGTCTCCGCCATGCTCGGCAAGCTGAAGGACGCCGAGAAGGAGATCGAGAAGTTCCGCGCCGAGAAGGTCCTCCAGGCCGCCGCCGGTCTCGCCGAGTCGGCCAAGGACATCCGTGGCGTTGCTGTCGTGACCGGTCAGGTCCCGGACGGCACGACCGCCGACGACCTGCGCAAGCTGGTCCTCGACGTGCGCGGACGCATCCAGGGCGGGCGGGCCGCCGTGGTCGCCCTGTTCACGGTGGCGAACGGCAAGCCGCTCACGGTCATCGCCACCAACGAGGCCGCCCGCGAGCGCGGCCTGAAGGCCGGCGAACTGGTCCGTACGGCCGCCAAGACCCTCGGCGGCGGCGGTGGCGGCAAGCCGGACGTCGCCCAGGGCGGCGGCCAGAACCCGGCCGCCATCGGTGACGCCGTGGACGCCGTGGAGCGTCTGGTCGCCGAGACGGCCAAGTAA